The genome window GTGCCAACCATCACCATCAGGTAGTTTAGAGTTGATAGTTAATAGTTTATAGTATTCACCATTAAAATTTATTGAGATTATGGCAATTAATTTGAAAGCAAAGGAGACCCTTATCCAAGTAGGCGAAATGAAGGGTCAGTACAGATTCATCCTCGGTACCGAACTTTACAACAAGCTCTCAGAGAGCAAGGTTATCAAGGAGGCTGCCATCAGAAGCGGCGTTAGCGTGGGCGTGATGCAGGTTTGCTGGGATGCAGCAGGCGAGGTTATCAAGGCGTGGTGTACCGAAGGCCATTCCGTAGCCGTTCCGGGATTGGGAACCATGCGATTCGGCGTAAGAGCCAAGAGTGTGCCTACCGTAGGCGAAGTGGCTACCAGTCTGATTACCAACCGCCGTGTTATCTTCACCCCAAGCGTTGACATCAAGCGCGAGCTGCAGGAAACCTCCATCCAGATTACCTGTTACGACCGCAACGGCAAGGTGGTGAAAAACGTTACTTCCGACGATAAGGGTGATGTGGAAGACCCAGACAATAACCCAGGTGGCGGCGGTTCGGATAACACTCAGGGCGGCGGAAATACTGAAGGCGGCGGAACCACCGGCGGTAATGAGGGCGACGGTTTGGAGTAAAAAAAGAGCCCCTGATGCAAGGAAACGAGCATCGGGGGCTTTTATCTTACTCCATTACATAGAGGATGGCTGTATAGAGCTGCATCACGAGAATGTAGAAAAGAAAGCAGGGCGACAGGAGGCGGATGCCTTGATTCATCGCATCATAAACCTGACTGATGCCCTTGATGCTCTCGCTCATGATGCCGTAACTCATGCCCATCACCATGACCGAGAAACAGATGTACGGAATGAGACTATGCGTGAACGGACCCGGAAAGAGGGTTCCTACGGCATTCAGCAGAATGGCATGGGGCAAGAGGGTGAGCGCCAGCATGATACCCGCAGAGATGCACAACTCTATGAGCATCAGGCGCAAGGCCGTGCGCTGGCGATACTGGGTATGGTCGAAATGGAGCACCCTACTCTGCTTTACCACCCCGATGGTGATGCTGATGAGCACCAGCCATACGAGCCATACTGAGGTGAGATGGTCTACAAAATGGCCCATAAACCAGCGGATGCCCTCGGGGCTGGTAAGCGAATGGGTGAACGACTCGGGCATCGCAGCTGTAAGCAGCCACGAAACCAGAATCACCACTACTTCGGCTATTCCCAACGATAATGCCAGATAGGCCAATACTTTCTTATACATTTTTTAAAAAGCGCTTATTGAAACGAGTTATTCTTCATCTGCCTGCAGATGGTCGATATCGAGGATGCGGAGCTCGCAGGCTTTTACCACCAGGCGGGTGGCGTTGATGCCCATGCCGTGGTTGCCGTCAGGGAAGAGTTTCTGAACCAGTTCTGCCTGTCGCTTCTCCAGACTCTTTACGCCGAAAGGCATTCCGCGCAGGTTGGTAATCTGCTCCTTGGTATAGCCCAGCGCAAGATGGCGCAGGAAACGCTCGTCATACTCATCAATCTCATAATTCACCAGAGCCTCCTGACGCATCAGTTGGCTGTTTACGCTCCGCTTGAAACGGTCTACTATCTTCTGAAGGATAGGCTGGTTGAACACCAGTTTCTTACCGCCCATGCAGCTCGCCACATCGCCACGCGTAAGGAGTTCGCCACTCTTCAGAATGATGCCGTCGCAGCCCGCATCAAGCACATCTACCCAGAGTTTCTCGTTCAGAATTTCTCCTGTAAAGATGAGCACCTTCACGTCAGGATACTTCTCCTTGGTCTGACGGCAGATTTCTACGCCTACCGTGGTGGAACCGCCCAGACCGAGGTCGAGCAGAACCAGATCGGGCAACTGCTGCTTGATGAGTTTCCAATAGGCTATTTCGCTCTCGGCAGTACCGATGATTTCAGCCTCTGGAATATCATTCTTGAAGATACCCTCTGTGCCCTTCAGTTCCAGGGGCACGTCTTCTACTATGATGACTTTAAAATTTTCCATTTTC of Segatella copri contains these proteins:
- a CDS encoding DUF5932 domain-containing protein — its product is MENFKVIIVEDVPLELKGTEGIFKNDIPEAEIIGTAESEIAYWKLIKQQLPDLVLLDLGLGGSTTVGVEICRQTKEKYPDVKVLIFTGEILNEKLWVDVLDAGCDGIILKSGELLTRGDVASCMGGKKLVFNQPILQKIVDRFKRSVNSQLMRQEALVNYEIDEYDERFLRHLALGYTKEQITNLRGMPFGVKSLEKRQAELVQKLFPDGNHGMGINATRLVVKACELRILDIDHLQADEE
- a CDS encoding DNA-binding protein; translation: MAINLKAKETLIQVGEMKGQYRFILGTELYNKLSESKVIKEAAIRSGVSVGVMQVCWDAAGEVIKAWCTEGHSVAVPGLGTMRFGVRAKSVPTVGEVATSLITNRRVIFTPSVDIKRELQETSIQITCYDRNGKVVKNVTSDDKGDVEDPDNNPGGGGSDNTQGGGNTEGGGTTGGNEGDGLE
- a CDS encoding AbgT family transporter produces the protein MYKKVLAYLALSLGIAEVVVILVSWLLTAAMPESFTHSLTSPEGIRWFMGHFVDHLTSVWLVWLVLISITIGVVKQSRVLHFDHTQYRQRTALRLMLIELCISAGIMLALTLLPHAILLNAVGTLFPGPFTHSLIPYICFSVMVMGMSYGIMSESIKGISQVYDAMNQGIRLLSPCFLFYILVMQLYTAILYVME